From the Nodularia sp. NIES-3585 genome, one window contains:
- a CDS encoding LLM class flavin-dependent oxidoreductase, translating to MKTGIFCNYENHHQNTSRTIFEQVALVQQAESLGFESAWVSEHHFNEFNLSSSMLLLMAHLAGLTSTIQLATAAVLLPFHNPIRVAEDIATLDNLCNGRLLFGVAKGGPFPQHNKHFGTPMGESRAKMLEAIALIQKLLYEDDVSFNGEYYQCDRLTIYPKPLQSQIPVYIATGDDQGIEFAAQNSFGLMGGPPFSLERLKNTVAKYRAFNTSGSEKLVLARFFYVGKTYDEAVSEALPFIRKFSQKMQANSAEVMRKSANPNQKPFDRTNICFDEDYLIENSIIGDVRTCRDKIKEFQSELNIGTLALKPSSFVLQKNLESLERYNQEVRNYV from the coding sequence ATGAAAACTGGAATTTTTTGCAATTACGAAAATCATCATCAGAATACCAGCCGCACAATCTTTGAACAAGTGGCGCTAGTGCAGCAGGCGGAAAGCTTAGGTTTTGAATCAGCTTGGGTGAGTGAACATCATTTTAATGAATTCAATCTCAGCTCATCTATGTTGCTGTTAATGGCGCACCTAGCGGGGCTGACCTCAACAATTCAACTAGCTACGGCGGCGGTATTACTGCCATTCCATAACCCAATTCGGGTAGCGGAAGATATTGCTACTCTGGATAATTTGTGTAATGGTAGATTGTTATTTGGGGTGGCGAAAGGTGGGCCTTTCCCCCAGCACAATAAGCATTTTGGTACACCAATGGGTGAATCTCGCGCCAAAATGTTAGAAGCGATCGCCTTGATTCAAAAGCTGTTATATGAAGATGACGTATCATTTAATGGCGAGTATTATCAATGCGATCGCTTGACAATTTACCCCAAACCATTACAGTCTCAGATTCCAGTTTACATAGCCACTGGTGATGATCAAGGCATAGAATTTGCCGCCCAAAATTCCTTCGGCTTAATGGGGGGTCCGCCATTCTCCTTAGAGAGATTGAAAAACACTGTGGCTAAATATCGAGCTTTCAATACTAGTGGTTCCGAAAAACTTGTATTGGCACGCTTTTTTTATGTTGGTAAAACATACGATGAAGCAGTGAGTGAAGCCTTGCCATTCATCCGCAAATTCAGCCAAAAAATGCAAGCCAACTCCGCTGAAGTCATGCGGAAAAGTGCAAATCCCAATCAGAAACCATTTGACCGCACAAATATTTGTTTCGACGAAGACTATTTGATTGAGAACTCAATTATTGGTGATGTGAGGACTTGTCGCGACAAAATCAAAGAATTTCAATCCGAGTTAAATATCGGTACATTAGCGCTCAAACCCTCTTCTTTTGTTTTGCAAAAAAACTTAGAAAGTTTAGAGCGCTACAACCAAGAGGTTCGGAATTATGTCTAA
- a CDS encoding heme-copper oxidase subunit III — translation MTVATTTEHHEEHHPDLRIWGLLTFLCSESLMFGGFFATYLFFRGITEVWPPEGTEVELFLPAINTVILVSSSFVIHLGDVAIKKNNVMGMRFWYLVTALMGAIFLVGQVYEYMNLGYGLTTNVFSNCFYIMTAFHGLHVFVGLLLILGVVWRSRRPGHYSATKHTGIEMAEMYWHFVDIIWIVLFTLVYILTLF, via the coding sequence ATGACGGTAGCTACGACGACTGAACATCACGAAGAACATCATCCAGATTTACGCATCTGGGGATTGTTAACATTTCTCTGTTCTGAATCATTGATGTTTGGGGGCTTTTTTGCCACTTATTTATTCTTTAGAGGCATTACAGAAGTTTGGCCTCCAGAAGGAACAGAAGTAGAATTATTTTTGCCTGCGATTAACACCGTTATTCTGGTATCGAGTAGTTTCGTCATTCATTTAGGTGATGTGGCGATTAAAAAGAATAATGTCATGGGTATGCGGTTTTGGTATCTTGTGACCGCACTCATGGGGGCAATTTTCTTGGTTGGTCAGGTTTATGAGTACATGAATCTAGGCTATGGTCTGACTACTAATGTTTTCTCCAACTGCTTTTATATCATGACTGCGTTCCACGGTTTACACGTATTTGTGGGACTGTTATTGATTTTAGGTGTAGTTTGGCGATCGCGTCGTCCCGGTCATTATTCTGCTACTAAACATACTGGCATCGAAATGGCAGAAATGTATTGGCACTTTGTAGACATTATCTGGATTGTACTATTCACGTTGGTGTACATTCTCACGCTGTTTTAA
- the cysK gene encoding cysteine synthase A: MRIAKDITELIGRTPLVQLNKIPQAEGVGARIVVKLEGMNPAASVKDRIGISMVLAAEAEGLIEPGKTILVEPTSGNTGIALAMVAAARGYSLILTMPETMSQERRSMLKAYGARCELTPGAEGMRGAINKAEAIVANTPNAFMLQQFRNPANPKIHRETTAEEIWADTDGEVDIVIAGVGTGGTITGIAEVLKQYKPSVQAIAVEPSNSPILSGGAAGPHKIQGIGAGFVPDVLRLELLDEVIRVSDEQAIAYGRRLAKEEGLLSGISSGAALCAAIQVGQRPENAGKLIVMIQPSFGERYLSTPMFQDLPVDMKK; the protein is encoded by the coding sequence ATGAGAATTGCTAAAGATATTACAGAACTTATTGGTAGAACTCCTTTAGTTCAACTCAATAAAATTCCTCAAGCTGAAGGAGTAGGAGCTAGGATTGTTGTCAAACTTGAAGGCATGAACCCAGCAGCTTCAGTCAAAGACCGGATTGGCATTAGTATGGTACTTGCAGCAGAAGCAGAGGGTTTAATTGAGCCAGGAAAAACCATTTTAGTTGAACCAACTTCCGGAAATACAGGCATTGCTTTAGCGATGGTAGCAGCAGCGCGTGGCTACAGTTTAATTTTGACAATGCCAGAGACAATGAGCCAAGAAAGACGTTCTATGCTCAAAGCCTACGGTGCAAGATGTGAATTAACACCAGGAGCAGAAGGAATGCGAGGGGCGATTAATAAAGCCGAAGCAATCGTAGCCAATACTCCTAATGCCTTCATGCTGCAACAGTTTCGTAACCCAGCCAACCCCAAAATTCACAGAGAAACTACCGCCGAAGAAATTTGGGCAGATACCGATGGAGAAGTAGACATCGTAATTGCTGGAGTCGGTACTGGTGGGACAATTACAGGGATTGCAGAAGTCCTAAAACAATATAAACCCAGTGTGCAGGCGATCGCAGTTGAACCCAGCAATAGCCCCATCCTCTCCGGGGGTGCAGCCGGTCCCCACAAAATTCAAGGTATTGGCGCGGGATTTGTCCCAGATGTACTGCGTCTGGAATTACTGGATGAAGTGATTAGAGTTAGTGACGAACAAGCGATCGCTTACGGACGACGTTTAGCCAAAGAAGAAGGACTACTATCTGGAATCTCCTCCGGCGCAGCCTTATGTGCAGCAATTCAAGTCGGTCAACGCCCAGAAAACGCCGGGAAATTAATTGTCATGATTCAACCTTCCTTTGGCGAACGTTACCTCAGCACACCCATGTTTCAAGACCTACCCGTAGACATGAAAAAATAA
- a CDS encoding ArsC/Spx/MgsR family protein, whose amino-acid sequence MARVIFYEKPGCKGGVKQKVLLTAAGHEVVVCNLLKEPWTVERLRSFFGDRPVAEWFNRSAPKIKSGEVVPEKIDAQKALELMLEDPLLIRRPLLEVESRREVGFDVEAIDAWIGLKPVDESLRAVSEGLTSQNLQGCAHGHSHDHHHEGGCKH is encoded by the coding sequence ATGGCTAGAGTGATTTTCTATGAAAAGCCAGGTTGTAAAGGTGGTGTCAAGCAAAAAGTTTTGCTCACAGCTGCTGGTCATGAGGTTGTCGTCTGCAACCTGCTGAAAGAACCTTGGACTGTTGAGCGGTTGCGATCATTTTTTGGCGATCGCCCCGTGGCTGAATGGTTTAATCGTTCTGCTCCCAAGATAAAATCTGGTGAGGTGGTTCCGGAAAAAATTGATGCCCAAAAAGCTTTAGAACTAATGCTGGAAGACCCTTTGTTAATTCGCCGTCCTTTGCTAGAAGTCGAAAGTCGCCGCGAAGTTGGTTTTGATGTGGAAGCAATTGATGCTTGGATTGGTTTAAAGCCTGTGGATGAGTCTTTGCGAGCAGTCAGTGAAGGTCTCACGAGCCAGAATTTACAAGGTTGCGCTCACGGTCATAGTCATGACCATCATCATGAAGGTGGTTGTAAGCATTAG
- a CDS encoding cupin codes for MQGKDWLVTGNGQYQACKSVRAWDLLKDNYRLYRFLTEVEDVLNGVDDESSCLPEIRMLVRRLIVNSYWVQSQYSEPDPETGNSVLLLYDELGFPLTVQTVTFAPGTRSTIHNHGTWGVVAVLKGQEKNTAWRRTHSPDSADKIAPTGEITLFPGDIVSLTPDAIHSVEAVGEEPTVTFNVYGETDPQERFEFDSVTHTAKKF; via the coding sequence ATCCAAGGTAAGGATTGGCTTGTAACTGGAAATGGTCAATATCAGGCTTGTAAATCCGTGAGAGCATGGGATTTATTGAAGGATAATTATCGTCTGTATCGGTTTTTAACTGAGGTGGAAGATGTTCTCAATGGGGTAGATGATGAATCGAGTTGTCTACCAGAAATCCGAATGCTTGTGAGGCGCTTGATTGTCAATTCCTACTGGGTACAAAGTCAATATTCAGAACCTGATCCGGAAACGGGAAACTCTGTTTTACTCCTCTACGATGAATTGGGTTTTCCCTTAACTGTGCAAACAGTCACATTTGCACCGGGAACTCGTTCAACTATTCATAATCATGGCACCTGGGGAGTTGTGGCGGTGTTAAAAGGTCAAGAAAAAAACACTGCTTGGCGACGTACCCACAGCCCTGATTCTGCCGACAAAATTGCACCTACGGGAGAAATAACTTTATTTCCCGGAGATATTGTCAGCTTGACTCCCGATGCAATTCACAGTGTGGAAGCAGTGGGTGAGGAACCAACTGTGACTTTTAATGTTTATGGAGAAACTGATCCGCAAGAAAGGTTTGAGTTTGACTCAGTTACTCATACAGCGAAAAAGTTTTGA